A genomic segment from Phragmites australis chromosome 6, lpPhrAust1.1, whole genome shotgun sequence encodes:
- the LOC133921948 gene encoding calmodulin-binding protein 60 B-like isoform X2, translating to MQRPGRGLQRSGSKRGLDPTGGGGGGGDDDHAPKRPRVPALASVIVEALKMDSLQKLCSSLEPVLRRVVSEEVERALAKLGPARIQGRSSSPKRIEGPDGRNLQLQFRSQLALPIFTGGKVEGEQGAAVHVVLLDANTGCVVASGPESFAKLDVLVLEGDFNKEDNEDWTEEEFESNIVKEREGKRPLLTGDLQVTLKEGVGTIGELIFTDNSSWIRSRKFRLGLRIASGFCEGIRVREAKTEAFPVKDHRGELYKKHYPPALKDDVWRLEKVGKDGAFHNRLNSNGIYTVEDFLRLLVRDHQRLRSILGSNMSNKMWESLVEHAKTCVLSGKHYVYYASDTRNVGAIFNNIYEFTGLIADDQFISAENLTENQKIYTDGLVKKAYEDWMHAVEYDGKALLSFKQKKKSVTTRSDTAVASTSNPTSYGSDNSQKQLSLPAKAGQPATAGTISEDGTRNAYNGNQAARYAANTQNIPANITMQYERCSLPPESQFSGSSLQTQASRGSNMLALGPPQQEHQSFEFPALGGQSMQSTGLSPFDEWPQPQENRGGVDDYLMEEIRMRSHEILENEEMQQMLRILSMGGAATNLTENGFGFPSYMPAPSPNLNFEDDRTRPPGKAVVGWLKIKAAMRWGIFVRKKAAERRAQLVELDE from the exons ATGCAGCGGCCGGGGCGGGGCCTGCAGCGGTCGGGCTCGAAGCGCGGGCTTGAccccaccggcggcggcggcggcggcggcgacgatgaCCATGCGCCCAAGCGACCGCGCGTCCCCGCCCTCGCGAG TGTCATTGTGGAAGCTCTCAAGATGGACAGTTTGCAGAAGCTTTGTTCATCGCTAGAGCCAGTTCTCCGAAGAGTT GTAAGTGAAGAGGTAGAGCGTGCTTTAGCCAAGTTGGGTCCTGCTAGAATTCAAGGAAG aTCCTCATCTCCCAAAAGAATTGAAGGTCCTGATGGTAGAAATCTTCAGCTTCAATTTAGAAGTCAGTTGGCTCTCCCAATCTTTACTGGTGGAAAAGTAGAAGGTGAGCAGGGAGCAGCAGTACATGTTGTGCTACTGGATGCAAACACTGGATGTGTTGTTGCTTCAGGACCTGAATCATTTGCCAAACTAGATGTCCTTGTGCTTGAGGGCGACTTTAATAAAGAGGACAATGAGGATTGGacagaagaagagtttgaaAGTAACATTGTCAAGGAGCGCGAAGGGAAGAGGCCTCTCTTGACAGGGGACCTGCAAGTGACTCTTAAAGAAGGTGTTGGAACCATAGGAGAGCTTATCTTCACTGACAACTCTAGCTGGATAAGAAGCAGGAAATTCAGACTTGGGCTGAGGATTGCCTCTGGCTTTTGTGAAGGTATTCGTGTTAGAGAGGCCAAGACAGAAGCTTTCCCTGTTAAGGATCACAGAGGAGAAT TGTACAAAAAGCACTACCCACCTGCCCTAAAGGATGATGTTTGGAGATTAGAGAAGGTTGGCAAGGATGGTGCGTTCCACAATAGGTTAAATTCAAATGGGATATATACAGTCGAAGATTTCCTCCGGCTTCTTGTTAGGGATCACCAGAGGTTACGAAGC ATTCTGGGCAGCAACATGTCAAATAAGATGTGGGAGAGCCTTGTTGAGCATGCAAAGACTTGTGTCTTAAGTGGAAAGCACTATGTATATTATGCTAGTGACACAAGAAATGTGGGTGCAATATTCAATAACATCTATGAGTTTACTGGGTTGATTGCTGATGATCAGTTCATTTCAGCTGAAAATCTCACAGAAAACCAGAAG ATCTATACCGACGGATTGGTAAAGAAAGCATACGAGGACTGGATGCATGCTGTAGAATATGATGGCAAGGCACTCTTGAGTTTCAAGCAGAAAAAGAAGTCAGTCACAACAAGAAGTGACACCGCAGTAGCTTCAACAAGCAATCCTACTTCATATGGTTCAGACAATTCACAGAAACAATTGTCACTGCCTgcaaaagctggacaacctgcCACAGCGGGTACTATCAGTGAAG ATGGAACTAGAAATGCATATAATGGAAACCAGGCAGCAAGATACGCAGCCAACACTCAAAACATTCCTGCAAACATCACCATGCAATATGAAAGGTGTTCACTGCCGCCTGAAAGCCAATTTAGTGGTTCATCCCTTCAGACTCAAGCTTCAAGAGGCTCCAACATGTTAGCACTGGGACCGCCGCAGCAAGAGCACCAAAGTTTTGAATTCCCAGCACTTGGCGGCCAGTCAATGCAGTCGACAGGCCTGAGTCCTTTTGATGAATGGCCGCAGCCGCAGGAGAACCGTGGCGGGGTTGATGACTACTTGATGGAGGAGATCAGGATGAGGAGCCATGAGATACTAGAGAATGAAGAAATGCAGCAGATGTTGCGGATTCTGAGCATGGGTGGCGCAGCGACCAACCTGACTGAAAACGGCTTTGGTTTTCCTTCTTACATGCCTGCACCTTCCCCGAACTTGAACTTTGAGGATGACCGTACTCGCCCACCGGGGAAAGCAGTTGTTGGGTGGCTCAAAATCAAGGCTGCTATGCGGTGGGGCATCTTTGTCAGGAAGAAAGCCGCTGAGAGAAGAGCTCAGCTTGTTGAGCTAGATGAGTAA
- the LOC133921945 gene encoding ankyrin repeat protein SKIP35-like, translating to MVEHGKPPATAAMAMSLKNSPFVEVEADDIGQASGVVFAREGPLAPKNDQGCSVSHVHGDVETQESDGCVQSRGIDEHGWVDFGHSLQLVLFSRQWGLAESLVALADQQSMLDYGLSVALDAIWFLRTKQDLEGLNRLISKIVASGAKDFARAILRTSLLASCVAACQSKALIVGDSKEIVAERLHDRLRDCPGADHLKIEAGVKVQKFMEWALQCINMHHCSEETQRYRWNYNTLQEVQLHLSAFRAFLDIAGDNLSGKIFTEAFDAACFPLTLFSSLFEPGWSSGSSAVSIKGLLSLLVEGGADNVNQCFLEAARFGSTELVRILLKIAHQNSLAVDTELALVYASHYCKFDTMECLVDEGNAGSFIGPLIKAAERGCLQVIHWFVSRGVSDIEMCLALTTSASSGHFVVASFLLAQIPQNVLEALSQQILKAARGQGSKPLDGVAFLLKSNFLRDAAATYEAADSMATGDTIGMPPDLVAFLKEHWSKMAFAEGVNAGEAHFVNITRVLRRGASPICLQDLPVQMLLGIAYLPLYRACLSAGGQLLPQRLRGELVEAVNRLGELASMESQGKDLVLALERHLPSFLIGS from the exons ATGGTAGAGCACGGCAAGCCGCCAGCCACCGCGGCGATGGCGATGTCTTTGAAGAACTCGCCGTTCGTGGAGGTAGAAGCTGACGACATTGGACAGGCGAGCGGGGTGGTGTTTGCAAGGGAAGGACCCCTAGCGCCCAAGAATGATCAAGGGTGTAGCGTCAGCCATGTCCACGGCGATGTTGAAACACAGGAATCAGATGGGTGTGTGCAAAGCCGGGGGATAGACGAGCATGGTTGGGTTGACTTTGGGCATTCGCTGCAGCTCGTGCTGTTCTCGCGGCAGTGGGGCCTTGCTGAGAGCCTCGTTGCTCTAGCAGACCAGCAGTCGATGCTGGATTACGGGCTGTCAGTCGCTCTTGATGCCATATGGTTCTTGCGGACAAAGCAGGATCTTGAGGGGCTCAACCGTCTGATATCAAAGATTGTGGCGTCAGGGGCAAAGGATTTTGCAAGAGCGATCCTCAGGACATCGCTGCTTGCATCTTGTGTTGCAGCCTGCCAAAGCAAGGCACTCATTGTGGGTGATAGCAAGGAAATCGTTGCTGAGAG ATTACATGACCGTCTTCGAGATTGTCCTGGTGCCGACCATCTAAAAATCGAGGCAGGTGTCAAAGTGCAGAAGTTTATGGAATGGGCTTTGCAGTGTATTAATATGCATCACTGTTCTGAAGAGACACAAAGGTACAGATGGAACTACAACACTCTCCAAGAGGTACAACTTCATTTATCAGCATTTAGAGCCTTCTTAGACATAGCTGGCGACAATCTCAGTGGCAAGATTTTCACTGAGGCATTTGATGCTGCCTGCTTTCCGCTTACACTCTTCTCAAGTTTATTTGAACCTGGATGGTCTTCCGGGAGTTCAGCAGTCTCTATCAAGGGCCTTTTATCATTGCTGGTGGAAGGAGGTGCTGACAATGTAAATCAGTGTTTTCTTGAAGCTGCACGCTTTGGAAGTACTGAGCTTGTACGCATTCTGCTGAAG ATTGCTCATCAGAATAGCTTGGCTGTGGATACTGAACTTGCTCTAGTGTATGCTTCTCATTACTGCAAGTTCGACACAATGGAATGCTTAGTTGATGAAGGGAACGCTGGCTCTTTCATTGGTCCTCTGATAAAAGCTGCTGAGCGTGGGTGCTTGCAGGTTATCCACTGGTTTGTCAGTCGAGGTGTTTCTGACATTGAGATGTGCCTTGCCCTCACAACCTCTGCTTCTAGTGGCCATTTTGTGGTTGCCTCATTCTTGCTTGCACAGATCCCCCAGAACGTTCTTGAAGCTCTTAGCCAACAGATTCTCAAAGCTGCAAGGGGCCAGGGTAGCAAGCCGCTTGACGGTGTAGCCTTCCTTCTGAAATCCAACTTTCTAAGAGACGCTGCTGCCACATACGAAGCAGCGGACAGCATGGCAACCGGGGACACCATTGGTATGCCCCCAGACCTAGTTGCCTTTCTAAAAGAGCATTGGTCCAAGATGGCATTTGCTGAAGGGGTGAATGCTGGTGAAGCGCATTTCGTGAACATCACAAGGGTTCTCAGGAGAGGGGCATCCCCAATCTGCCTACAGGACCTCCCAGTGCAGATGTTGCTCGGCATCGCCTACTTGCCACTGTACCGGGCATGCCTGAGCGCAGGTGGACAGCTGCTGCCACAAAGGCTGAGGGGGGAGCTGGTGGAGGCGGTTAATCGGCTCGGTGAGCTGGCCAGCATGGAGAGCCAGGGAAAGGATCTTGTGCTGGCTTTGGAGCGCCACCTGCCGTCATTCTTGATTGGATCTTGA
- the LOC133921948 gene encoding calmodulin-binding protein 60 D-like isoform X1: MQRPGRGLQRSGSKRGLDPTGGGGGGGDDDHAPKRPRVPALASVIVEALKMDSLQKLCSSLEPVLRRVVSEEVERALAKLGPARIQGRSSSPKRIEGPDGRNLQLQFRSQLALPIFTGGKVEGEQGAAVHVVLLDANTGCVVASGPESFAKLDVLVLEGDFNKEDNEDWTEEEFESNIVKEREGKRPLLTGDLQVTLKEGVGTIGELIFTDNSSWIRSRKFRLGLRIASGFCEGIRVREAKTEAFPVKDHRGELYKKHYPPALKDDVWRLEKVGKDGAFHNRLNSNGIYTVEDFLRLLVRDHQRLRSILGSNMSNKMWESLVEHAKTCVLSGKHYVYYASDTRNVGAIFNNIYEFTGLIADDQFISAENLTENQKIYTDGLVKKAYEDWMHAVEYDGKALLSFKQKKKSVTTRSDTAVASTSNPTSYGSDNSQKQLSLPAKAGQPATAGTISEADGTRNAYNGNQAARYAANTQNIPANITMQYERCSLPPESQFSGSSLQTQASRGSNMLALGPPQQEHQSFEFPALGGQSMQSTGLSPFDEWPQPQENRGGVDDYLMEEIRMRSHEILENEEMQQMLRILSMGGAATNLTENGFGFPSYMPAPSPNLNFEDDRTRPPGKAVVGWLKIKAAMRWGIFVRKKAAERRAQLVELDE; encoded by the exons ATGCAGCGGCCGGGGCGGGGCCTGCAGCGGTCGGGCTCGAAGCGCGGGCTTGAccccaccggcggcggcggcggcggcggcgacgatgaCCATGCGCCCAAGCGACCGCGCGTCCCCGCCCTCGCGAG TGTCATTGTGGAAGCTCTCAAGATGGACAGTTTGCAGAAGCTTTGTTCATCGCTAGAGCCAGTTCTCCGAAGAGTT GTAAGTGAAGAGGTAGAGCGTGCTTTAGCCAAGTTGGGTCCTGCTAGAATTCAAGGAAG aTCCTCATCTCCCAAAAGAATTGAAGGTCCTGATGGTAGAAATCTTCAGCTTCAATTTAGAAGTCAGTTGGCTCTCCCAATCTTTACTGGTGGAAAAGTAGAAGGTGAGCAGGGAGCAGCAGTACATGTTGTGCTACTGGATGCAAACACTGGATGTGTTGTTGCTTCAGGACCTGAATCATTTGCCAAACTAGATGTCCTTGTGCTTGAGGGCGACTTTAATAAAGAGGACAATGAGGATTGGacagaagaagagtttgaaAGTAACATTGTCAAGGAGCGCGAAGGGAAGAGGCCTCTCTTGACAGGGGACCTGCAAGTGACTCTTAAAGAAGGTGTTGGAACCATAGGAGAGCTTATCTTCACTGACAACTCTAGCTGGATAAGAAGCAGGAAATTCAGACTTGGGCTGAGGATTGCCTCTGGCTTTTGTGAAGGTATTCGTGTTAGAGAGGCCAAGACAGAAGCTTTCCCTGTTAAGGATCACAGAGGAGAAT TGTACAAAAAGCACTACCCACCTGCCCTAAAGGATGATGTTTGGAGATTAGAGAAGGTTGGCAAGGATGGTGCGTTCCACAATAGGTTAAATTCAAATGGGATATATACAGTCGAAGATTTCCTCCGGCTTCTTGTTAGGGATCACCAGAGGTTACGAAGC ATTCTGGGCAGCAACATGTCAAATAAGATGTGGGAGAGCCTTGTTGAGCATGCAAAGACTTGTGTCTTAAGTGGAAAGCACTATGTATATTATGCTAGTGACACAAGAAATGTGGGTGCAATATTCAATAACATCTATGAGTTTACTGGGTTGATTGCTGATGATCAGTTCATTTCAGCTGAAAATCTCACAGAAAACCAGAAG ATCTATACCGACGGATTGGTAAAGAAAGCATACGAGGACTGGATGCATGCTGTAGAATATGATGGCAAGGCACTCTTGAGTTTCAAGCAGAAAAAGAAGTCAGTCACAACAAGAAGTGACACCGCAGTAGCTTCAACAAGCAATCCTACTTCATATGGTTCAGACAATTCACAGAAACAATTGTCACTGCCTgcaaaagctggacaacctgcCACAGCGGGTACTATCAGTGAAG CAGATGGAACTAGAAATGCATATAATGGAAACCAGGCAGCAAGATACGCAGCCAACACTCAAAACATTCCTGCAAACATCACCATGCAATATGAAAGGTGTTCACTGCCGCCTGAAAGCCAATTTAGTGGTTCATCCCTTCAGACTCAAGCTTCAAGAGGCTCCAACATGTTAGCACTGGGACCGCCGCAGCAAGAGCACCAAAGTTTTGAATTCCCAGCACTTGGCGGCCAGTCAATGCAGTCGACAGGCCTGAGTCCTTTTGATGAATGGCCGCAGCCGCAGGAGAACCGTGGCGGGGTTGATGACTACTTGATGGAGGAGATCAGGATGAGGAGCCATGAGATACTAGAGAATGAAGAAATGCAGCAGATGTTGCGGATTCTGAGCATGGGTGGCGCAGCGACCAACCTGACTGAAAACGGCTTTGGTTTTCCTTCTTACATGCCTGCACCTTCCCCGAACTTGAACTTTGAGGATGACCGTACTCGCCCACCGGGGAAAGCAGTTGTTGGGTGGCTCAAAATCAAGGCTGCTATGCGGTGGGGCATCTTTGTCAGGAAGAAAGCCGCTGAGAGAAGAGCTCAGCTTGTTGAGCTAGATGAGTAA